In the Enterococcus rotai genome, TTTACATGCAATCAACAGCTTACTCATGGAGAGAAGCAGGTTCTGGTTTCATTACAGCAACAGGAATCGATCTTCGCTCACAAAGTAATGTGATTGCAGTTGACCCAAGCGTGATTCCACTAGGATCGCTTGTACAGGTAGAAGGCTATGGATTTGCAGTTGCCGGTGATACTGGCGGCGCAATCAACGGAAATATCATTGACGTCCATTTCCCTACAGTTGACCAATGTTTAACTTGGGGACGTAGAAATAACGTCAAAGTTACGATTCAATAAGAAACGAAGACACTCAGATGAGTGTCTTTTTTTGTTACATATGTTGTTTCCTCAAACGATTATTAAAACAAATTAAAAAACAAAGGAATGTAATGCATTAATAAACAATAAATGGTACACTTCAATAATAGAAAGTGAGGAATAACAATGATTCGTTTTGCAACAAAGGAAGACGGAGAGGCTATTGCTCCGTTGATTTTAGTTATTTTAAAAGATATGGAATTACCTTTATTAGAAATTATACCAGAAGACACTCTTTTGGCTGTTTTAGCAGAAGCTGTTGCAGACCCTACATATCGTTATGGTTATCAACGTGGTCTGGTTTATGAAGAAGCAGGCGAGGTTGCGGGGATTGCATTTGGCTACCCTAATGAGGATGAACCGATCATCGATGAACCACTAAAAAAAGTATTGCGTAAATACAATTTGGATGAAGAAATCAGAATATTTATCGATCCAGAAACGTTACCTGGTGAATGGTACCTTGATTCGATCTCTGTTGATGAGAAATATCGTGGTTTAGGAATTGGCTCTAAATTATTAGATGCTTTACCAAAAATGGCTAAAAAATCGGGTAAAGAAGTGATTGGTTTAAGTGTAGACAAAGGAAATCCGAATGCTAAAAAATTATATAGCCGTAAAGGATTTAAAGATGTCGCTGAGATGATGATCAGCGGACATTTATACGATCATATGCAGAAAAAAATCAGCGAATAACCATCCGCTGATTTTTTATTTGTTTTAACAAGTTCCCCAACCGATGATTGGTTTATGATTTTGATGTTTCTTCTTATTATATAACCAGTAATCTAACACAGCAGCAACACAAATACATAGGGGCGCATCCTCGTCATTAGCAACTACTAAACTAAAATAATCACCCGAAAAAAGAGTTGCTTTACTCATCTCCATGATTTTGTTGTGATTGACTTGATAAATAGAATAATGATGATTTTTTATGTCACCTAAAACAGTCCAATGCAAGTGTTGAATATAATAAAAGTCAGCATTTAAATTTAAGATTTTTCTTAAAACACCAACTTTTTCAAATCCTTTATACAATTCAAAACGTGAACCAAAAGCAAAAGATGTCTGTCTGATGCTGGCAACTAGCTCGCCATTCATTGCATACAGAGAAAGCGCGTCACCACGAGTACCCCAGCGTCCGACAAGTAAGAAAATGGACTTACCGTCCTCGTCTTTGACAAGGGTTCGTGTGACATTGCTCAATTGTTGTTCTTGAATAAAAAACTCAGACACCATATCTCACCTCTTTTCAGCGTTTTTAGTTACTCGGATATTATAGATCTTCTCGGATTGCCCGCATGATCGCTTCGCCAACACCATTTTCTAAATTCGTTGATGTGACATATTTTGCATGGTCTTTCACTTCTAGCTCAGCATTTCCCATGGCAAAACTAACACCAGCCCATTGCAGCATGCTGACATCGTTGAAATTATCTCCAATCGTCATGACTTCCTTTTCTGAAATTCCGCGATCTTTCGCAACATGAGCAACTGCGATTCCTTTTTGAGCATTTTTATGATTGACTTCAATATTATTTTGGGCAGATGATGTAACAACTAAATCGTTTAACTGACGAATTTCAGTACTTGCAGGGCCTAAAACCTTTGGACCATCCATACTGAAACCAATGATTTTTAGCACTTCGATATCACTCTGTTGGATCAATGTCCGCATGTCTTCGATGTAAGTGATATCTAGTAAAGACAAGTGAGCTGCCGCCATTGCGATGGCCACCTTATAAGTCAAATGGGGCATGGTTGTAGCGATATGTGAAGCAAAGTTCTCAATTCTTTTTTCTTGGCGCTCAGAGTAAATTCCTTTGTTCGTTGAAACTTCAAAATATACATCATGTGCATCCAAAATATCTAAGATTTCAAGTGTGGTTATTTTGTCGATCCCAGCCGTAAAAAGCGAGTTCCCAGCTTTGTCAAAAACTTTCGCACCATTTAGCGTAATCATCGCACATTCGATCCCAGCTTCATCTAATGCGGGTTTTGCTTCGGTATATGCACGTCCTGTAGCGACCATAAATTCAATACCGCGTCGTTCCGCTTCTCGAATAGCAGATGCATTGTTCTTAGAAATTCCCATTTTTGAATCGAGTAATGTTCCGTCCATGTCTGAAGCAATCAATTTAATCATAAAATTTTCTACACCTCGTTTATTTAACTTATCTATAGTTTACCATGTTTTTTCCATTTCAGTGCAGAAAAAATGTTCTTGTCACTACCTAAAAAATCAGATATGCTTAATGTGTAAAAGAAAGCTGTCAGAATAGACGTTTTAATTAATTAGGATTGAAAAATATCGTACCAATCAAATTAAAGGAGGAGAACAAGTGAAAGCAATTATTCACAATAGTTGGCAAGATGTTTTAGAAGAAGAGTTTACGAAGGAATATTATTTGAATTTACGAGATTTTTTAAAACAAGAATATAGCCAGCAAACTATTTATCCAGATATGTACCACATTTATTCTGCATTAGAGTTGACCCCATATGAAGAAGTAAAAGTGGTAATTTTAGGGCAAGATCCTTATCATGGACCGAATCAAGCGCATGGTTTAAGCTTTTCTGTGCAGCCAGGTGTAAAAACACCGCCGTCATTAATGAACATTTATAAGGAATTACAAGCTGATTTAGGTTATCCACCAGTTGCTCACGGATTTTTAGAAAGCTGGGCAAAGCAAGGAGTCCTTTTGCTGAATACAGTTTTAACGGTGCGTAATGGTCAAGCTTATTCTCACCGAGGGCAAGGATGGGAAACTCTAACAGATGCTATTATTAAGAAGTTGAACGATCGTGATAAGCCGATTGTGTTTATCCTGTGGGGCAAACCTGCACAAGAAAAAATCAAAATGATCGATACAAGTAAGCATATTATCATTAAATCACCACATCCAAGTCCCTTAGCAGCTCACCGAGGCTTCTTTGGTTCTAAGCCATTCTCAAAAACAAACCAAGCTTTAGAGCAATTAGGAGAAACGCCAATCAACTGGCAGTTGCCTGATACAGTGTCTTAAAACAGATCGTTCTGTTATAGTGCAGCGAGGTCAGTTTGTGAAAACAATATCAGAATCAGTATTTTTTCCACTAATACAGCTATAAATAACTGTTATTTTCTTGCGAAATGGTGTATGATAAGTTTGTATAAATAATCAGTTGGAGGGTATATCGTGGAATTATTCGATAGCTTAAAATTTAAAGTCATTCGCCGTAACATCAAAATTGTTTTCCCAGAAGCAACAGATCCTCGTATTTTAGGGGCTGCAGCTCGCTTGAAAGCAGAAGAATTAATGGAACCGATCTTGATCGGGAAACAAGAAGCCATTGTAGAAGCAGCACATGCTCGTGGAATCAAGACATCTAACTTTACGATTATCGATCCAGATAATTATGATGGATGGGAAGACATGGTTGCAGCGTTTGTTGAACGTCGTAATGGAAAAGTCACAGAAGAAGATGCACGCAAGATTTTGAAAGACGTCAACTATTTTGGAACAATGCTAACGTACATGGGACTTGCAGATGGGATGGTTAGTGGTGCGATCCACTCAACTGGCGACACTGTTCGTCCAGCATTACAAATCATCAAAACAAAACCAGGTGTTAGCCGTACAAGTGGTGCGATGATTATGGTTCGTGGCCGTGACCAAGAAAAATACATCTTTGCAGATTGCGCGATCAATGTGAATCCAACAGCACAAGAACTAGCTGAGATTGCTGTTGACAGTGCAAAAACAGCTGAATTATTCGATATCGAGCCAAAGGTAGCGATGATGAGCTTCTCAACAAAAGGTTCTGCTAAAGCGCCAGAAGTAGACAAAGTAGTTGAAGCAACAAAAATTGCGAAAAGCTTAGCTCCAGAACTTGAGATTGATGGCGAATTACAATTTGATGCTTCATATGTAGCGTCAGTTGCTCAATTAAAAGCACCAAATTCACCAGTCGCTGGCCAAGCAACAGTCTTTGTTTTCCCAGAATTACAATCAGGAAACATTGGCTACAAAATTGCACAACGTTTAGGTAACTTTGAAGCAATTGGACCGATCTTACAAGGATTGAACAAACCAGTTTCTGATTTATCTCGTGGCGCAAATGAAGAAGATATTTACAAATTATCTATTATTACAGCTGCACAAACATTAATGAACTAATGAAAGCTATAGAGAACTAAAACAAAACGGTTAGCGTTATGTCTTAGTTCTCTAGTTTTTTTTGCAAAAATTCGGTATACTACACTACATAGAAGCATGAAACGTTTAAATAGGTAGGTGAAAAAATGGATAGTAGGATCAATAATCCAAAAGAAACAGAAACAATAGCAAAGATCATCGGTTCAGTGGCTAATCCAGGAGATACGATTATTCTTTCTGGCGATTTAGGTGCAGGAAAAACCACAATGACGAAAGGGATCGCATTAGGTCTGGGCATCGATCAAATGATCAAAAGCCCGACGTATACTATTATTCGTGAGTATCAGCAAGGACGTTTGCCACTGTATCATATGGATGTCTATCGTATTGAAAATGGAGCAGATGATCTTGGTTTAGATGAATATTTTGAAGGTGATGGCTTATCTGTTGTTGAATGGGGAAAATTATTAGGAGAATTTTTACCGGCTGACTATTTAGATATCACGATTGAAAAAGATCCAGAAGATATGGAAAAAAGAAAACTACTGATTCAAGCTTTTGGGGAAAAATCAGAACAATTTTTAAACCGTATTGAGCAAAAAATGGAGGAACGTACATGACAGAGATTGAATTTACAATTCGGGAAGCAATTCCAGATGATGCTGCAGATATTTTAGAAGCCTTAAGAATCGTTGGAAAAGAGACGCCCTATCTTGTAATGGATGAAAAAGGAATGGAAATGACGACAGACGAGATGAGTGAAAACTTGGCAAACTTATATGAATCTCCCAATAACGTGTTAATGGTTGCTTTAGCAGACGGGAAAGTCATAGGAACGGCTTCTGTCAAAGCATCAGCGAAAAAGCGTATGGAACATATCGGAGAGCTTGGTATCAGCATTTTAAAGGATTTTTGGGGCTTTGGTTTAGGGAGTTTGATGATGGAAGAGCTAATTTCATGGGCGCAAGAAAGTGAAATGATTCGTCGCTTGGAATTAACTGTCCAACATCGAAATCAACGTGCAGTCCATGTTTATGAAAAAATTGGTTTTACGACAGAAGCAATCATGCCTCGAGGTGCGAAAACTGATGACGGAGAATTTTTAGATGTTCATTTGATGAGCATGATGATTGATTGAGTTAAAAAGGATTGAACAAGAAAGTTTGTTCAATCCTTTTTTTGTAACACCTCGTTACTCAAATGTTACAGGTTACTTCTTCCTTTACTATGTAACCACTTTCTTCTTTTCTATATATTCTGACTTGGTAAAAGGCTATACTTAAGTCAGATAAAATGCTTAAGGAGCTGAAGGAAATGTCAAAAGGAATTAAAATCGTTACCATCGGTGGAGGATCAAGTTATACACCAGAATTAGTTGAAGGATTTATTAAACGTTATGATGAATTGCCAGTACGCGAGTTATGGCTAGTTGATATTGAAGCAGGAAAAGAAAAACTAGAAATCGTTGGTGCTATGGCAAAACGGATGGTCAAAGCAGCTGGCGTGGATTGCGAAGTTCATTTAACATTAGACCGTCGTGAAGCATTAAAGGATGCCGATTTTGTGACAACACAATTACGTGTCGGACTTTTAGATGCTCGTATTTTAGATGAACGTATTCCGCTAAGTCACGGTTTGATTGGGCAAGAAACAAATGGTGCCGGTGGTATCTTTAAAGCGTTGAGAACCGTTCCTGTTATTTTAGACATTGTAGAAGATATGAAAGAGCTTTGTCCAAACGCTTGGTTGATCAACTTTACAAATCCAGCCGGTATGGTAACAGAAGCTGTGTTACGTTATGGAAACTGGGATAAAGTTGTTGGATTGTGTAACATTCCAGTTAATGCCGTTTTTGAAGAAGCTGAATTATTAGGTGAAAACAACCGTGAGCTATTCTTCCAATTTGCTGGGATCAATCATTTACATTGGCATACAATTACAGATAAAAACGGGAAAGACCGTACAGATGAACTAATTAAAGTAATGTACGGACAAGACGATGCAAAATCGATCGTAGCCAACATCAAAGACAATAATTTGATTTGGGAACAAGTAGAGAACTTACACATGGTTCCTTGTCCTTACCACAATTACTACTATTATACAGATAAAATGTTGGCAGAAGAATTGGAAGATTTCAAAAACAATGGAACACGTGCTGAAAAAGTGAAAGAAATCGAGCATGAATTGTTTGAATTATATAAAGATCCAAACTTAGACTACAAACCAAAACAATTAGCAGAACGTGGCGGTGCTCGCTATAGTGATGCGGCATGTGAAATCATCAACTCTATTCATAATGACAAACGTACAACAATGACAGTCAGCACTAGAAACAATGGTACGATCACAGATTTACCAGCTGAAAGCGCAGTAGAAGTAACGTGCACAATTACTGGTAAAGGTCCAGTGCCTTATAACTTTGGCAGCTTCAAACCACAAGAACGTGGCTTACTACAAGTGATGAAATCAATGGAAGAATTAACGATTGAGGCAGCCGTTACAGGAGATTACGGTACCTTGTTACAAGCCTTCACAATGAATCCATTAATTACAAGTGGCGATGTTGCTAAAGAAGTAATGGATGAATTATTGGAAGCGCACAAGCAATATTTACCAGCCTTTTTTAAAGAAGGTAAGTAAACTAAAAAAACAAGATCACTCGTTTTTATGAGTGGTCTTGTTTTTGTTTCTGGACTTCTTTTGCCAAATACTCCACCGTGTAAAGTGCAGGGACTTGTGAAGTGATATCGCTATCGCCAATTCTTTCTGTTGAAATGTAATATGGAATGTTTACATCTGAAAGGGCTGCAATCGGTGACTTCTCACTATTCGTGATCGAGATGATCGAACTATCATTTGTAATAAAATGATTTAGATAATTGATGATAGCTTCATTTTCACCACTAACAGAAAGAGCAATCACGCACACATTTTTCGCCATACTTTTATTAAAAAAATTGACTGGATGGTTGATTGGGTCTTCAATATGAAAGGCCATACTGAAGATAGAAGAGAAATACAATGCACCATATTCAGCGATAATATTTGATGAGCCGGTTCCGATAAATAAAACAAGATCTTTCTCAGACAGCAGTTTCGCCGCGGCTTGAATTCGTTCTTGATAAAAAGCTTCTGTAGAACGTTGGATAAAATTGGTGAATGATGTTTCATCTACAGCGTGTGTTGTGACAGGTTCAGTCAATGATTTTCGGTATAAATTCAATTTGATTTTAAATTCAGAAAAACCTTCACAACCAAACTTTCGACAAAAACGTAAAATACTGGCAGTGCTGCTATGGGTTTCTTTGGCTAGCTCACGAATGCGCATATAGACCACTTCATCTAGGTGAGACGCAACATATTTATAAATTTCTAAGTCGATAGGACTCAAATCTGGACTGTGATCTAAGAATAACAAGATATCCACTACTTTCTTTATTGAATAATTAATAGTTGTTTAGTGTAGAAAAAAATCAGTTACCAGTTGCTCAACTAATTCTGGACATTCTAAGTTAGCTAAATGAGCAGCATTAGAAATAATTACTTTTTCAGCATGAGTAATTTTTTGATGTAAAAAAGCAGAAATTTTTTGAAAATCATCAACATCATGATCACCAATAATAATCAACACTGGGCATGTGAGCTGATCTAATTTTGTAGATAGTGGCCGAGCGGTTTGAATTTCTTCAATGGGTGATAGTGGTTCTGGCTTAGTAAAAGCTGTCATTTGCATATCAAGTATTAGCTTTTTTATGTTAGAATCGAAATATTTTGGATCACGGTCCCTAAGAACCCATGTGTGATAATTTAAATCAGCTGCTTGTTCGTACTGATTTAGTGATAATAATTGTTCCTCTTTTTCATCATATCGTTGCAATTCTTCTGAAAAATCCCATTCTCCAATAGCAGATGATTCTAATGCTAAACGTAAACAACGCTTAGGATTTTCAAGTACAAAATCTAATGCTATTTTTCCACCAAAAGAGGCTGCGAAGATGTATGTTTGTTTGATTTTTAAATGGTCTAAAAGTTCGTTAATGATCATTGTATAAGAAAATGAACCACCTGTAAATGAACTTTGACCAAAGCCTGGAAGATCAAATCGAGTGACTTGAAACTGCTGATCCAAAGAATGAAATTCATGATCCCACATTCGTGAATCAGCGATTCCAGCGTGAATTAATAAAATATGACTTCCTTGACCTTTCGATTCAAAATAAATAGTAGCACCAGAAACGTTTAAAAAAGGCATTTGATCCCTCCAATATTGT is a window encoding:
- a CDS encoding GNAT family N-acetyltransferase — its product is MIRFATKEDGEAIAPLILVILKDMELPLLEIIPEDTLLAVLAEAVADPTYRYGYQRGLVYEEAGEVAGIAFGYPNEDEPIIDEPLKKVLRKYNLDEEIRIFIDPETLPGEWYLDSISVDEKYRGLGIGSKLLDALPKMAKKSGKEVIGLSVDKGNPNAKKLYSRKGFKDVAEMMISGHLYDHMQKKISE
- a CDS encoding LURP-one-related/scramblase family protein gives rise to the protein MSEFFIQEQQLSNVTRTLVKDEDGKSIFLLVGRWGTRGDALSLYAMNGELVASIRQTSFAFGSRFELYKGFEKVGVLRKILNLNADFYYIQHLHWTVLGDIKNHHYSIYQVNHNKIMEMSKATLFSGDYFSLVVANDEDAPLCICVAAVLDYWLYNKKKHQNHKPIIGWGTC
- a CDS encoding Cof-type HAD-IIB family hydrolase codes for the protein MIKLIASDMDGTLLDSKMGISKNNASAIREAERRGIEFMVATGRAYTEAKPALDEAGIECAMITLNGAKVFDKAGNSLFTAGIDKITTLEILDILDAHDVYFEVSTNKGIYSERQEKRIENFASHIATTMPHLTYKVAIAMAAAHLSLLDITYIEDMRTLIQQSDIEVLKIIGFSMDGPKVLGPASTEIRQLNDLVVTSSAQNNIEVNHKNAQKGIAVAHVAKDRGISEKEVMTIGDNFNDVSMLQWAGVSFAMGNAELEVKDHAKYVTSTNLENGVGEAIMRAIREDL
- a CDS encoding uracil-DNA glycosylase; this translates as MKAIIHNSWQDVLEEEFTKEYYLNLRDFLKQEYSQQTIYPDMYHIYSALELTPYEEVKVVILGQDPYHGPNQAHGLSFSVQPGVKTPPSLMNIYKELQADLGYPPVAHGFLESWAKQGVLLLNTVLTVRNGQAYSHRGQGWETLTDAIIKKLNDRDKPIVFILWGKPAQEKIKMIDTSKHIIIKSPHPSPLAAHRGFFGSKPFSKTNQALEQLGETPINWQLPDTVS
- the pta gene encoding phosphate acetyltransferase, which encodes MELFDSLKFKVIRRNIKIVFPEATDPRILGAAARLKAEELMEPILIGKQEAIVEAAHARGIKTSNFTIIDPDNYDGWEDMVAAFVERRNGKVTEEDARKILKDVNYFGTMLTYMGLADGMVSGAIHSTGDTVRPALQIIKTKPGVSRTSGAMIMVRGRDQEKYIFADCAINVNPTAQELAEIAVDSAKTAELFDIEPKVAMMSFSTKGSAKAPEVDKVVEATKIAKSLAPELEIDGELQFDASYVASVAQLKAPNSPVAGQATVFVFPELQSGNIGYKIAQRLGNFEAIGPILQGLNKPVSDLSRGANEEDIYKLSIITAAQTLMN
- the tsaE gene encoding tRNA (adenosine(37)-N6)-threonylcarbamoyltransferase complex ATPase subunit type 1 TsaE → MDSRINNPKETETIAKIIGSVANPGDTIILSGDLGAGKTTMTKGIALGLGIDQMIKSPTYTIIREYQQGRLPLYHMDVYRIENGADDLGLDEYFEGDGLSVVEWGKLLGEFLPADYLDITIEKDPEDMEKRKLLIQAFGEKSEQFLNRIEQKMEERT
- a CDS encoding GNAT family N-acetyltransferase encodes the protein MTEIEFTIREAIPDDAADILEALRIVGKETPYLVMDEKGMEMTTDEMSENLANLYESPNNVLMVALADGKVIGTASVKASAKKRMEHIGELGISILKDFWGFGLGSLMMEELISWAQESEMIRRLELTVQHRNQRAVHVYEKIGFTTEAIMPRGAKTDDGEFLDVHLMSMMID
- a CDS encoding 6-phospho-beta-glucosidase; translated protein: MSKGIKIVTIGGGSSYTPELVEGFIKRYDELPVRELWLVDIEAGKEKLEIVGAMAKRMVKAAGVDCEVHLTLDRREALKDADFVTTQLRVGLLDARILDERIPLSHGLIGQETNGAGGIFKALRTVPVILDIVEDMKELCPNAWLINFTNPAGMVTEAVLRYGNWDKVVGLCNIPVNAVFEEAELLGENNRELFFQFAGINHLHWHTITDKNGKDRTDELIKVMYGQDDAKSIVANIKDNNLIWEQVENLHMVPCPYHNYYYYTDKMLAEELEDFKNNGTRAEKVKEIEHELFELYKDPNLDYKPKQLAERGGARYSDAACEIINSIHNDKRTTMTVSTRNNGTITDLPAESAVEVTCTITGKGPVPYNFGSFKPQERGLLQVMKSMEELTIEAAVTGDYGTLLQAFTMNPLITSGDVAKEVMDELLEAHKQYLPAFFKEGK
- a CDS encoding MurR/RpiR family transcriptional regulator codes for the protein MLFLDHSPDLSPIDLEIYKYVASHLDEVVYMRIRELAKETHSSTASILRFCRKFGCEGFSEFKIKLNLYRKSLTEPVTTHAVDETSFTNFIQRSTEAFYQERIQAAAKLLSEKDLVLFIGTGSSNIIAEYGALYFSSIFSMAFHIEDPINHPVNFFNKSMAKNVCVIALSVSGENEAIINYLNHFITNDSSIISITNSEKSPIAALSDVNIPYYISTERIGDSDITSQVPALYTVEYLAKEVQKQKQDHS
- a CDS encoding alpha/beta fold hydrolase, with the protein product MPFLNVSGATIYFESKGQGSHILLIHAGIADSRMWDHEFHSLDQQFQVTRFDLPGFGQSSFTGGSFSYTMIINELLDHLKIKQTYIFAASFGGKIALDFVLENPKRCLRLALESSAIGEWDFSEELQRYDEKEEQLLSLNQYEQAADLNYHTWVLRDRDPKYFDSNIKKLILDMQMTAFTKPEPLSPIEEIQTARPLSTKLDQLTCPVLIIIGDHDVDDFQKISAFLHQKITHAEKVIISNAAHLANLECPELVEQLVTDFFLH